A DNA window from Oncorhynchus keta strain PuntledgeMale-10-30-2019 unplaced genomic scaffold, Oket_V2 Un_scaffold_9739_pilon_pilon, whole genome shotgun sequence contains the following coding sequences:
- the LOC127929676 gene encoding MIF4G domain-containing protein B-like isoform X2 translates to MENCKEDYKIQSFDLETQNLLKTALKEPSTVDLEKVSNVIVDQSLKDQVFSKEAGRICYTIVQAEAKHNNGNVFRRNLLNRLQLEFVAREDTRLRSLQEWVCFVTFICNVFDYLKVNNMPMVALVHPVFDCLLRLAQPDSLNNEEEVDCLVLQLHRIGDQLEKMDGQKMDELFYLLRDGFLLQEGLSSMARLLLLEILEFRAGGWMLSDTAQKYYYSEVTD, encoded by the exons ATGGAAAACTGTAAAGAGGACTACAAGATTCAGTCTTTTGACTTGGAGACCCAGAATCTGCTGAAAACGGCCCTGAAAG aGCCCAGCACGGTGGACCTGGAGAAGGTGTCCAATGTCATCGTGGACCAGTCTTTGAAGGACCAGGTCTTCAGCAAAGAGGCAGGACGCATTTGCTACACTATCGTTCAG GCTGAGGCCAAGCACAACAACGGAAACGTGTTCCGGCGGAATCTGCTCAACCGGCTGCAGCTGGAGTTCGTGGCCCGGGAGGACACACGGCTTCGCTCGCTGCAGGAGTGGGTCTGCTTCGTCACCTTCATCTGCAACGTCTTCGACTACCTCAAG GTGAACAACATGCCTATGGtggctctggtgcatcctgtgtTTGACTGCCTATTAAGGCTGGCTCAGCCTGACTCGCTGAACAACGAGGAAGAG GTAGACTGCCTGGTGCTCCAGCTGCACCGCATCGGGGACCAGCTGGAGAAGATGGACGGACAGAAGATGGACGAGCTCTTCTACCTGCTGCGGGACGGCTTCCTACTGCAGGAGGGCCTGAGCTCCATGGCCCGTCTTCTGCTACTGGAGATCCTGGAGTTCAGAGCTGGGGGCTGGATGCTCAGCGACACGGCCCAGAAATACTACTACAGCGAAGTCACCGACTAG
- the LOC127929676 gene encoding MIF4G domain-containing protein B-like isoform X1, with the protein MENCKEDYKIQSFDLETQNLLKTALKALSLPSEPSTVDLEKVSNVIVDQSLKDQVFSKEAGRICYTIVQAEAKHNNGNVFRRNLLNRLQLEFVAREDTRLRSLQEWVCFVTFICNVFDYLKVNNMPMVALVHPVFDCLLRLAQPDSLNNEEEVDCLVLQLHRIGDQLEKMDGQKMDELFYLLRDGFLLQEGLSSMARLLLLEILEFRAGGWMLSDTAQKYYYSEVTD; encoded by the exons ATGGAAAACTGTAAAGAGGACTACAAGATTCAGTCTTTTGACTTGGAGACCCAGAATCTGCTGAAAACGGCCCTGAAAG ccctctctctgccctcagaGCCCAGCACGGTGGACCTGGAGAAGGTGTCCAATGTCATCGTGGACCAGTCTTTGAAGGACCAGGTCTTCAGCAAAGAGGCAGGACGCATTTGCTACACTATCGTTCAG GCTGAGGCCAAGCACAACAACGGAAACGTGTTCCGGCGGAATCTGCTCAACCGGCTGCAGCTGGAGTTCGTGGCCCGGGAGGACACACGGCTTCGCTCGCTGCAGGAGTGGGTCTGCTTCGTCACCTTCATCTGCAACGTCTTCGACTACCTCAAG GTGAACAACATGCCTATGGtggctctggtgcatcctgtgtTTGACTGCCTATTAAGGCTGGCTCAGCCTGACTCGCTGAACAACGAGGAAGAG GTAGACTGCCTGGTGCTCCAGCTGCACCGCATCGGGGACCAGCTGGAGAAGATGGACGGACAGAAGATGGACGAGCTCTTCTACCTGCTGCGGGACGGCTTCCTACTGCAGGAGGGCCTGAGCTCCATGGCCCGTCTTCTGCTACTGGAGATCCTGGAGTTCAGAGCTGGGGGCTGGATGCTCAGCGACACGGCCCAGAAATACTACTACAGCGAAGTCACCGACTAG